A single window of Pseudomonas benzenivorans DNA harbors:
- a CDS encoding integron integrase — MDSSASKPRLQEQVRAVMRVHHYSIRTEKSYWYWIRYFIRFHQLRHPLELGAAEVNTFLTWLAVERKVAAATQNLALNALVFLYDKVLQQPLGQVGEVVRAKRSARIPCVLTHAEATALIGLLGQPYQLLASLMYGAGLRVVEAARLRIKDVDFDKQVITVHDGKGAKDRTTLLPAALITPLQERRQRMFAAWKQQDSFYQAPVSLPFALRRKYPNAARSFEWQWLFPSTGLCMDEDGRVVRHHIHVSSIQKAVKQAVRRCALHKPAGCHTFRHSFATELLRRGSDIRTVQTLLGHADVRTTQIYTHVLGQAFAGVQSPLG; from the coding sequence ATGGACAGTTCAGCCTCCAAACCCCGACTGCAGGAGCAGGTCAGAGCGGTGATGCGCGTGCATCACTACAGCATCCGCACAGAGAAGTCCTACTGGTACTGGATCCGCTACTTTATCCGCTTCCATCAGTTGCGCCATCCTCTTGAGTTGGGCGCGGCAGAGGTGAATACCTTTCTCACCTGGCTGGCCGTCGAGCGCAAGGTGGCAGCCGCGACCCAGAATCTGGCGCTCAATGCCTTGGTGTTTCTCTACGACAAGGTGCTGCAACAGCCACTGGGCCAGGTCGGCGAGGTCGTACGGGCCAAGCGTTCCGCGCGCATTCCCTGCGTACTGACCCATGCCGAGGCGACCGCGCTGATAGGCCTGCTGGGTCAGCCCTACCAATTGCTGGCCTCACTCATGTATGGCGCCGGCTTGCGAGTGGTAGAGGCGGCACGTCTGCGCATCAAGGATGTGGATTTCGACAAGCAGGTGATTACCGTGCACGACGGCAAGGGCGCGAAGGACCGCACCACCTTGCTGCCGGCCGCGCTGATCACGCCGCTGCAGGAACGCCGGCAGCGCATGTTCGCGGCCTGGAAGCAGCAGGACAGCTTCTACCAGGCCCCCGTCAGCCTGCCCTTCGCGCTGCGGCGCAAATACCCGAATGCGGCGCGTTCGTTCGAGTGGCAGTGGCTGTTTCCTTCCACTGGCCTGTGCATGGATGAAGATGGCCGCGTGGTGCGCCATCACATCCATGTCAGCTCCATCCAGAAGGCGGTCAAGCAAGCGGTGCGGCGCTGCGCCCTGCATAAGCCGGCCGGCTGCCACACCTTTCGCCATAGCTTTGCCACCGAGCTGTTGCGCCGCGGCAGCGACATACGCACGGTGCAGACCTTGCTGGGCCACGCCGATGTGCGCACCACCCAGATCTATACCCATGTGCTGGGCCAGGCCTTTGCCGGGGTGCAAAGCCCGCTTGGCTAG
- the sbcD gene encoding exonuclease subunit SbcD, which yields MRILHTSDWHLGQHFMGKTRQAEHQAFCTWLIDQVREHAVDALLIAGDVFDTGAPPSYAREQYNRFVVELSATGCALVVLGGNHDSVAMLGESKTLLERLGTRVIPGVCADLDEQLLVLERRDGEPGAILCGIPFIRPRDVLLSQAGQSAADKQGALQQAIQAHYRDLYDLAEARRDALGGQLPIIATGHLTTVGASASESVREIYVGSLEAFPTSAFPPAAYIALGHIHRPQKVGGLAHIRYCGSPIPLSFDEARQLKEVLLVELDGQGLGAVRALSVPRFQPLLSVAGSLQELQQAIVEAAAQGSAERPVWLEVRVSGDDYLSDLQQRVATLCEGLPVEVLRIRRERANAAVGLRSQGRETLDELSVEEVFAQRLQHEQLDAADAQRLQGLYRQVLEAVQGERTDS from the coding sequence ATGCGCATCCTCCACACCTCCGACTGGCATCTGGGCCAGCACTTCATGGGCAAGACCCGCCAGGCCGAGCATCAGGCCTTCTGCACCTGGTTGATCGATCAGGTCCGCGAGCATGCCGTCGACGCGCTGCTGATCGCCGGCGACGTGTTCGACACCGGCGCGCCGCCCAGCTACGCCCGGGAGCAGTACAACCGCTTCGTCGTCGAGCTGTCCGCCACCGGCTGCGCGCTGGTGGTGCTCGGCGGCAACCACGACTCGGTGGCCATGCTCGGCGAGAGCAAGACCCTGCTGGAGCGCCTGGGGACCCGGGTGATTCCTGGCGTATGCGCGGACCTCGACGAGCAGCTGCTGGTGCTCGAACGCCGCGATGGTGAGCCCGGCGCCATTCTCTGTGGCATTCCCTTCATTCGTCCCCGCGATGTGCTGCTGAGCCAGGCCGGGCAGAGCGCGGCGGACAAGCAGGGCGCCCTGCAGCAGGCGATCCAGGCGCACTACCGCGACCTTTATGACCTGGCCGAGGCCAGGCGCGATGCGCTCGGCGGTCAGCTGCCGATCATCGCCACCGGGCATCTGACCACGGTCGGCGCCAGCGCCAGCGAGTCGGTGCGCGAGATCTACGTCGGCAGCCTCGAGGCCTTTCCCACCAGCGCCTTCCCGCCGGCCGCCTATATCGCCCTGGGGCATATCCACCGGCCGCAGAAGGTCGGCGGCCTGGCGCACATCCGCTACTGCGGCTCGCCGATCCCCTTGAGCTTCGACGAGGCCCGGCAGCTGAAGGAGGTGCTGCTGGTCGAGCTGGACGGGCAGGGCCTGGGAGCGGTCAGGGCACTGTCGGTGCCGCGCTTCCAGCCGCTGCTGTCGGTGGCTGGATCGCTCCAGGAACTGCAGCAGGCGATAGTCGAGGCGGCCGCCCAGGGCAGCGCCGAGCGGCCGGTTTGGCTGGAGGTCCGCGTGAGCGGCGACGATTACCTCAGCGACCTGCAGCAGCGCGTCGCCACGCTGTGCGAAGGCCTGCCGGTGGAGGTGCTGCGCATTCGCCGCGAGCGCGCCAATGCCGCCGTTGGCCTGCGCAGCCAGGGCCGCGAAACCCTGGATGAGCTGAGCGTGGAGGAGGTGTTCGCCCAGCGCCTGCAGCACGAGCAACTGGACGCGGCCGATGCACAGCGGCTGCAGGGGCTCTACCGCCAGGTGCTGGAGGCCGTGCAGGGCGAACGGACTGACTCCTAG
- a CDS encoding Lrp/AsnC family transcriptional regulator produces MDKFDQQILALLRADARLAVSQIARDVNLSRSAVSERIRHLEQAGVIKGYHARVAEPAGAVVKAYLELFYQGGRCENYVARMRSFSEIRRCSGISGETDMLVYIEAPSMERLSEIRGQIENYPGMHKVKTHMVVTDWPM; encoded by the coding sequence GTGGACAAGTTCGATCAGCAGATCCTCGCCCTGTTGCGCGCCGATGCCCGTCTGGCCGTGAGCCAGATCGCCCGCGACGTCAATCTGTCACGCTCGGCGGTGAGCGAGCGCATCCGACATCTGGAGCAGGCCGGGGTGATCAAGGGCTACCACGCCCGGGTCGCCGAGCCGGCAGGCGCGGTGGTCAAGGCCTATCTGGAGCTGTTCTACCAGGGCGGGCGCTGCGAGAACTACGTGGCGCGCATGCGCAGTTTCAGCGAGATACGTCGCTGCAGCGGCATCAGCGGCGAGACCGACATGCTGGTGTATATCGAGGCGCCGTCCATGGAGCGGCTCAGCGAGATCCGCGGGCAGATCGAAAACTACCCCGGCATGCACAAGGTAAAGACCCACATGGTGGTCACGGATTGGCCGATGTGA
- the yjeH gene encoding L-methionine/branched-chain amino acid transporter: MSRLNQELGLLQGIGLLSTSLLGTGIFVVPALAATAAGDASLWAWLILIALVLPVAFTFAQLGRRFPHAGGAPHLIGRAFGPRLERVSAWLFLAVLPVGLPAALNIASGFWQVLFDLGHGQLLAVQLATLAAILLLGQRPAKASGAVQGAIALAIIATVALVWWLGDLPRASQPLLPPLAGSWQLLPAALGVMFWCFVGIEAFTHLGEEFKRPQRDFPLALLLGVLLAGGVYWACSVAVLSFNAYGNVHSDAASLPRMLDLLLGEKARWLSALVGYLACFASMNVYIQGFARLIWSLADEGKLPAAMAQRNRHGVPGRALLLVVAACALCATLAWSLSLSVDQLIRYANGNFVLIYLLSMAAGCYLLRGLWLWLAGLSTLLCTGVLAMLGHDAWYALGLLGLLVLLDGVRSLRPRRLPGATHPSP; this comes from the coding sequence ATGAGTCGCCTCAACCAAGAACTGGGTCTGTTACAAGGCATCGGCCTGCTGAGCACATCGCTGCTCGGCACCGGCATCTTCGTCGTGCCGGCCCTGGCCGCCACCGCCGCCGGCGACGCGTCGCTGTGGGCCTGGCTGATCCTCATCGCCCTGGTGCTGCCGGTGGCCTTCACCTTCGCCCAACTGGGGCGCCGCTTTCCCCACGCCGGCGGTGCGCCGCACCTGATCGGCCGCGCCTTCGGCCCGCGCCTGGAGCGCGTCAGCGCCTGGCTGTTCCTGGCCGTGCTGCCGGTCGGCCTGCCGGCGGCGCTGAACATCGCCAGCGGCTTCTGGCAGGTGTTGTTCGACCTGGGCCATGGCCAGCTCCTGGCAGTGCAGCTCGCCACCCTGGCGGCCATCCTGCTGCTCGGCCAGCGTCCGGCCAAGGCCTCCGGAGCGGTGCAGGGCGCCATCGCCCTGGCGATCATCGCCACCGTCGCGCTGGTCTGGTGGCTGGGTGATCTGCCGCGCGCCAGCCAGCCGCTGCTGCCGCCCCTCGCCGGTTCCTGGCAGCTGCTGCCGGCGGCGCTGGGGGTGATGTTCTGGTGCTTCGTCGGCATCGAGGCCTTCACCCACCTGGGCGAGGAATTCAAGCGGCCGCAGCGCGACTTTCCCCTGGCCCTGCTGCTCGGCGTGCTGCTGGCCGGCGGGGTGTACTGGGCCTGCTCGGTCGCCGTGCTGAGCTTCAACGCCTACGGCAACGTGCATTCGGACGCCGCCTCGCTGCCGCGCATGCTCGACCTGCTGCTGGGCGAGAAGGCGCGCTGGCTCAGTGCGCTGGTCGGCTACCTGGCCTGCTTCGCCTCGATGAACGTGTATATCCAGGGCTTTGCCCGCTTGATCTGGAGCCTGGCCGACGAAGGCAAGCTGCCGGCGGCCATGGCCCAGCGCAATCGCCACGGCGTACCCGGCCGCGCCCTGCTGCTGGTGGTGGCGGCCTGCGCCCTGTGCGCCACCCTGGCCTGGAGCCTGTCGCTGTCGGTGGACCAACTGATCCGCTACGCCAACGGCAACTTCGTGCTGATCTACCTGCTGAGCATGGCGGCCGGCTGCTACCTGCTCAGGGGCCTGTGGCTCTGGCTGGCTGGACTCAGCACCCTGCTCTGCACCGGGGTGTTGGCCATGCTCGGCCACGACGCCTGGTACGCCCTGGGCTTGCTGGGCCTGCTCGTGCTGCTCGACGGCGTTCGCAGCCTGCGGCCGCGCAGGTTGCCCGGTGCAACGCATCCCTCGCCCTAG
- a CDS encoding TAXI family TRAP transporter solute-binding subunit: MRRVLKDLKIVLLANLWIVPVVAGLVGALFYFVAPPPPMSATMATGAEGGGYRAFAEKLKAELAKQGFELTLQPSAGSRDNLQRLLTAEPQVQMALVQSGLERQLEAAERARLESLGAVYQEPLWLFHRADIGFEQLSDLHALRVSLGGVGSGTRAASEALLAANGITADQYPAGWQPLGGNKAADALIAGELDAAFFVSPAENARIQRLAATPSLTLAHFSRAAAYQAHLPFLKRVTVAEGLLNLGLNAPASATDILSPVATLVVNQDFHPGLAPLILEAAREVMKDGSLLDPAGSFPSAEPRTFALSGDAAHYYRNGLPLLQRYLPFRIASLADRYIILLIPLLMVLIPLFKAVGPLYRWRIRARIYRWYKHLREIDRQLDAGTLPERLGSEIQRLERLEDSLSKVEVPLSYSNELYQLHMHLRYVIERLQALQRRRATQDEPLG, translated from the coding sequence ATGCGCCGTGTGCTCAAAGACCTGAAGATCGTTCTGCTGGCCAACCTGTGGATAGTGCCGGTGGTGGCCGGCCTGGTCGGCGCCTTGTTCTACTTCGTCGCCCCGCCGCCGCCGATGAGCGCCACCATGGCCACCGGCGCGGAGGGTGGCGGCTACCGGGCCTTCGCCGAGAAGCTCAAGGCGGAGCTGGCCAAGCAGGGCTTCGAGTTGACCCTGCAGCCCAGCGCCGGCTCGCGGGACAACCTGCAACGGCTGCTGACCGCCGAGCCGCAGGTGCAGATGGCGCTGGTGCAGAGCGGCCTGGAGCGCCAGCTCGAGGCCGCCGAGCGCGCGCGCCTGGAAAGCCTGGGAGCGGTGTATCAGGAGCCGCTGTGGCTGTTTCACCGGGCAGACATCGGCTTCGAGCAACTCAGCGACCTGCACGCCCTGCGGGTGAGCCTGGGCGGTGTCGGCAGCGGCACCCGCGCCGCCAGCGAAGCACTGCTCGCCGCCAATGGCATTACCGCTGACCAGTACCCGGCCGGCTGGCAACCCTTGGGCGGCAACAAGGCCGCGGATGCCCTGATCGCCGGCGAGCTGGACGCCGCCTTCTTCGTCAGCCCGGCGGAGAATGCGCGCATCCAGCGCCTGGCCGCCACGCCCTCGCTGACGCTGGCGCACTTCAGCCGCGCCGCGGCCTACCAGGCGCACCTGCCCTTCCTCAAGCGCGTCACGGTCGCCGAGGGCCTGCTCAACCTGGGCCTGAATGCACCGGCCAGCGCCACCGACATCCTCTCGCCGGTCGCCACCCTGGTGGTCAACCAGGACTTCCACCCGGGGCTGGCACCGCTGATCCTCGAGGCGGCACGGGAGGTGATGAAGGACGGCAGCCTGCTCGACCCGGCCGGCAGCTTCCCCAGCGCCGAGCCGCGTACCTTTGCCTTGTCCGGCGACGCCGCGCACTACTACCGCAACGGCCTGCCGCTGCTGCAGCGCTACCTGCCGTTTCGTATCGCTTCCCTGGCCGATCGCTACATCATCCTGCTGATTCCCCTGCTGATGGTGCTGATCCCCCTGTTCAAGGCGGTCGGACCGCTCTACCGCTGGCGCATCCGTGCGCGCATCTACCGCTGGTACAAGCACCTGCGCGAGATCGACCGGCAGCTGGACGCCGGCACCCTGCCGGAACGCCTGGGCAGTGAAATCCAGCGCCTGGAGCGTCTGGAGGACAGCCTGTCGAAGGTCGAGGTGCCGCTGTCCTACTCCAACGAGCTGTACCAGCTGCACATGCACCTGCGCTACGTCATCGAGCGTTTGCAGGCCTTGCAGCGGCGACGGGCGACCCAGGACGAGCCGCTCGGGTAA
- the yejK gene encoding nucleoid-associated protein YejK → MPIRHCIVHLIDKKPDGTPAVLHARDTELGASQAIENMLADLNESYNAKQGKAWGFFHEESGAYPFSGWLKAYVEDSQDFTAFSRQAVEHLQKLMEESNLSVGGHVLFAHYQQGMTEYLAIALLHHSEGVAVTDALDVTPAKHLDLGQLHLAARINLSEWRNNAHSKQYISFIKGKNGKKVSEYFRDFIGCQEGVDGPGETRTLLKAFSDFVESEDLPEDAAREKTKTLVDYASSQAKQGEPMTLQELSGLIDEERPQAFYEHIRNKDYGLSPEIPPDKRTLNQFRRFTGRAEGLSISFESHLLGSKIEYDEAQDTLIIRNLPTQLTDQLKRRKD, encoded by the coding sequence ATGCCGATCCGCCACTGCATCGTCCACCTGATCGACAAGAAGCCCGATGGCACCCCCGCCGTGCTGCACGCCCGCGACACTGAGCTGGGGGCCTCCCAGGCCATCGAGAACATGCTCGCCGACCTCAACGAGAGCTATAACGCCAAACAGGGCAAGGCCTGGGGCTTCTTCCACGAGGAGTCCGGCGCCTACCCGTTCAGCGGCTGGCTGAAGGCCTATGTCGAGGACAGCCAGGACTTCACCGCCTTCAGCCGCCAGGCGGTCGAGCACCTGCAGAAGCTGATGGAGGAGTCCAACCTGTCGGTCGGCGGGCACGTGCTGTTCGCCCACTATCAGCAGGGCATGACCGAGTACCTGGCCATCGCGCTGCTGCACCATAGCGAAGGGGTGGCGGTGACCGACGCGCTGGACGTCACCCCGGCCAAGCACCTGGACCTTGGCCAGCTGCACCTGGCGGCTCGGATCAACCTGTCGGAGTGGCGCAACAACGCCCACTCCAAGCAGTACATCTCCTTCATCAAGGGCAAGAACGGCAAGAAGGTCTCGGAATACTTCCGCGACTTCATCGGCTGCCAGGAAGGCGTCGACGGCCCGGGCGAGACCCGCACCCTGCTCAAGGCCTTCAGCGACTTCGTGGAAAGCGAGGACCTGCCGGAAGATGCGGCGCGGGAGAAGACCAAGACCCTTGTCGACTACGCCAGCAGCCAGGCCAAGCAGGGCGAGCCGATGACCCTGCAGGAACTGTCCGGACTGATCGACGAGGAGCGCCCCCAGGCGTTCTATGAGCACATCCGCAACAAGGACTACGGCCTGTCCCCGGAGATCCCGCCGGACAAGCGCACCCTCAACCAGTTCCGCCGCTTCACCGGGCGCGCCGAAGGCCTGTCGATCAGCTTCGAGTCGCACCTGCTGGGCTCGAAGATCGAATACGACGAAGCCCAGGACACCCTGATCATCCGCAACCTGCCGACCCAGTTGACCGATCAGCTGAAGCGGCGCAAGGACTGA